The following coding sequences lie in one Anguilla anguilla isolate fAngAng1 chromosome 14, fAngAng1.pri, whole genome shotgun sequence genomic window:
- the purg gene encoding purine-rich element-binding protein gamma, giving the protein MADASTRVMEKGRGRITSDSALRGVYPQQYLHPATQCIEIQELASKRVDIQKKRFYLDVKQSARGRFLKIAEVWIGRGRHDNIRKSKLTLSMSMAPDLRYCLGDFIDYYAHIGLRGAQVPRAEEQSNGQGRPHDSRRRPQDHHHQAVPNSPTDSAVSEEHTHRVLKSEFIERDNRKYYLDLKENQRGRFLRIRQTVSRGHGTMGYYGQGIEQTIVLPAQGLIEFRDALSQLIEDYGDEETDERTRGNRSQDESPELPEAVSFRVDNKRFYFDAGSNRYGVFLKISEVRQPYRNTITVPLKAWARFGDNFIRYEEEMRRIFTCHKEKRTQTRADSEDQED; this is encoded by the coding sequence ATGGCCGATGCAAGTACTAGAGTGATGGAAAAGGGCAGAGGAAGGATTACATCAGATTCCGCTTTGAGAGGCGTCTATCCTCAGCAGTATCTTCATCCGGCTACTCAATGCATAGAGATTCAGGAGCTCGCCTCCAAGCGTGTCGACATCCAGAAAAAGAGGTTTTATCTAGACGTGAAACAGAGCGCACGGGGCCGGTTTCTCAAAATTGCTGAGGTGTGGATTGGAAGAGGCAGACATGATAATATCAGGAAGAGCAAACTGACGCTCTCCATGTCGATGGCCCCTGATCTGAGGTACTGCCTGGGAGACTTCATCGATTATTACGCGCACATCGGGCTGCGGGGAGCTCAGGTGCCACGGGCAGAAGAGCAAAGCAACGGCCAAGGCCGACCACATGATTCCCGTAGGCGACCGCAAGATCACCACCATCAAGCAGTACCAAACTCACCTACCGACTCTGCCGTTTCGGAAGAGCACACCCATCGGGTTTTGAAGAGTGAATTCATAGAGAGAGATAACAGAAAGTACTATTTAGACTTGAAAGAAAACCAGCGCGGCAGGTTCCTCCGCATTAGGCAGACGGTCAGCCGAGGACACGGTACCATGGGATATTACGGTCAGGGCATTGAGCAGACCATAGTGTTGCCAGCGCAGGGGCTAATTGAGTTCAGAGATGCGCTGTCGCAACTAATTGAAGACTACGGAGACGAAGAAACTGACGAGAGAACCAGGGGCAACAGGAGCCAAGATGAATCACCGGAGCTTCCCGAGGCGGTATCTTTCCGAGTGGACAACAAGAGGTTTTATTTCGACGCAGGTTCCAACAGGTACGGCGTGTTCCTAAAGATAAGCGAGGTACGGCAGCcatacagaaacacaatcaCTGTGCCCCTCAAGGCCTGGGCTAGATTTGGGGATAATTTCATCAGGTACGAAGAGGAGATGCGACGCATTTTCACCTGTCACAAGGAGAAGAGGACGCAGACACGCGCGGACAGTGAAGATCAAGAGGATTGA